The Equus quagga isolate Etosha38 chromosome 2, UCLA_HA_Equagga_1.0, whole genome shotgun sequence genome has a window encoding:
- the CATSPER2 gene encoding cation channel sperm-associated protein 2 isoform X2 produces the protein MATYHQAGHMQLPRADAIRSRLIDTFSLIEHLQGLSQAVPRHTIREILDPSRQKKLMLGDQHQLVRFSIKPRHVERITHSQRLMSSLCVRYKLLESSNTKLWPLKLTLEVAAWFILLVFILEILLMWLSSFFLFWKNAWNVFDFVVTILSLLPEVVVLVGVTGQSVWLQLLRICRVLRSLKLFARFRQIRVIILALVRALKSMTFLLMLLLIFFYIFAVTGVYFFEHYTRSTRQDLEYRMFFSDLLNSLVTVFILFTMDHWYALLQDTWKVPEVSRTFSSIYVILWLLLGSIIFRNIIVAMMVTNFQNIRNELNEEMTHLEVQHKADIFKRQIIQRRQNLYPETLRSSLSKIDARDASQQEESLVLSEASQEKSKYAATEEGSKTKESLSKMKKSSSSSSSSSSSSSTSSSCSASSDSRDFDSLGHLDWETHVHQNLPGLMDMDQDERVVWPRDSLFRYFELLEKLQYNLEERKRLQEFAVQALMNFEDK, from the exons atGGCCACTTATCACCAAGCGGGACACATGCAACTGCCCCGAGCTGATGCTATTCGTTCACGTCTCATTGATACTTTCTCTCTCATCGAGCATCTGCAAGGCTTGAGCCAGGCTGTGCCACGGCACACTATCCGAGAAATACTTG ATCCTTCTCGTCAGAAGAAACTTATGTTGGGAGATCAACACCAGCTTGTGCGCTTCTCCATAAAGCCTCGTCATGTAGAACGGATTACACACAGCCAGAGGCTGATGAGCAGCCTTTGCGTGCGCTACA AATTGCTTGAATCCTCAAATACCAAACTGTGGCCACTGAAGCTGACTCTGGAGGTGGCAGCTTGGTTCATCTTGCTTGTTTTCATCTTGGAGATCCTTCTGATGTGGCTATCCagctttttcctcttttggaagAATGCCTGGAATGTCTTTGACTTTGTTGTCACCATATTG TCCCTGCTTCCTGAGGTTGTGGTGCTGGTAGGGGTTACAGGCCAGTCTGTATGGCTCCAGTTGCTGAGGATCTGCCGCGTGCTAAGGTCTCTCAAACTCTTTGCACGATTCCGTCAAATTCGAGTCATTATTTTGGCCCTGGTCAGGGCCCTCAAG AGCATGACCTTCCTCTTGATGTTGCTGCTCATCTTCTTCTACATTTTTGCTGTGACTGGTGTCTACTTCTTCGAGCATTATACCCGTTCAACTCGCCAGGACCTGGAGTACCGCATGTTCTTCTC AGACCTGCTGAATTCCCTAGTGACAGTATTCATTCTCTTCACCATGGATCATTGGTATGCACTGCTTCAGGATACCTGGAAGGTGCCTGAAGTCAGCCGTACCTTCAGCAGCATCTATGTCATTCTTTGGTTGTTACTTGGTTCCATTATCTTTCGAAATATCATAGTGGCCATGATGG TTACTAACTTTCAGAACATCAGGAATGAGCTGAATGAGGAGATGACGCATCTGGAGGTTCAGCACAAAGCCGACATATTCAAGCGGCAGATTATCCAGAG GAGACAAAACCTGTACCCTGAGACACTGAGGTCAAGCCTTAGCAAAATTGATGCCAG AGATGCCAGTCAACAAGAGGAATCTTTGGTCTTATCAGAAGCTTCTCAAGAAAAGTCTAAATACGCTGCCACTGAAGAGGGTTCAAAAACAAAAGAGTCcttgtcaaaaatgaaaaagtcctcatcttcttcttcctcttcctcttcctcttcctcaactTCATCTTCCTGCTCCGCCTCTTCTGACTCCAGAGATTTTGACTCTCTTG GTCATTTGGACTGGGAGACTCATGTGCACCAGAATCTGCCTGGGCTAATGGATATGGATCAGGATGAACGTGTTGTTTGGCCTAGAGATTCACTCTTCCGATATTTTGAGTTGCTAGAAAAGCTTCAGTATAACCTGGAGGAGCGTAAGCGGTTGCAAGAGTTTGCAG
- the CATSPER2 gene encoding cation channel sperm-associated protein 2 isoform X1 encodes MATYHQAGHMQLPRADAIRSRLIDTFSLIEHLQGLSQAVPRHTIREILDPSRQKKLMLGDQHQLVRFSIKPRHVERITHSQRLMSSLCVRYSERPPLSLWAGWVIERPLFTNFIIFLIFLNTIVLMVEIELLESSNTKLWPLKLTLEVAAWFILLVFILEILLMWLSSFFLFWKNAWNVFDFVVTILSLLPEVVVLVGVTGQSVWLQLLRICRVLRSLKLFARFRQIRVIILALVRALKSMTFLLMLLLIFFYIFAVTGVYFFEHYTRSTRQDLEYRMFFSDLLNSLVTVFILFTMDHWYALLQDTWKVPEVSRTFSSIYVILWLLLGSIIFRNIIVAMMVTNFQNIRNELNEEMTHLEVQHKADIFKRQIIQRRQNLYPETLRSSLSKIDARDASQQEESLVLSEASQEKSKYAATEEGSKTKESLSKMKKSSSSSSSSSSSSSTSSSCSASSDSRDFDSLGHLDWETHVHQNLPGLMDMDQDERVVWPRDSLFRYFELLEKLQYNLEERKRLQEFAVQALMNFEDK; translated from the exons atGGCCACTTATCACCAAGCGGGACACATGCAACTGCCCCGAGCTGATGCTATTCGTTCACGTCTCATTGATACTTTCTCTCTCATCGAGCATCTGCAAGGCTTGAGCCAGGCTGTGCCACGGCACACTATCCGAGAAATACTTG ATCCTTCTCGTCAGAAGAAACTTATGTTGGGAGATCAACACCAGCTTGTGCGCTTCTCCATAAAGCCTCGTCATGTAGAACGGATTACACACAGCCAGAGGCTGATGAGCAGCCTTTGCGTGCGCTACAGTGAGAGGCCACCTCTTTCTTTGTGGGCTGGATGGGTCATTGAGC GTCCTCTCTTCACAAACTTCATCATCTTCCTTATCTTTTTGAATACGATTGTCCTGATGGTTGAAATAG AATTGCTTGAATCCTCAAATACCAAACTGTGGCCACTGAAGCTGACTCTGGAGGTGGCAGCTTGGTTCATCTTGCTTGTTTTCATCTTGGAGATCCTTCTGATGTGGCTATCCagctttttcctcttttggaagAATGCCTGGAATGTCTTTGACTTTGTTGTCACCATATTG TCCCTGCTTCCTGAGGTTGTGGTGCTGGTAGGGGTTACAGGCCAGTCTGTATGGCTCCAGTTGCTGAGGATCTGCCGCGTGCTAAGGTCTCTCAAACTCTTTGCACGATTCCGTCAAATTCGAGTCATTATTTTGGCCCTGGTCAGGGCCCTCAAG AGCATGACCTTCCTCTTGATGTTGCTGCTCATCTTCTTCTACATTTTTGCTGTGACTGGTGTCTACTTCTTCGAGCATTATACCCGTTCAACTCGCCAGGACCTGGAGTACCGCATGTTCTTCTC AGACCTGCTGAATTCCCTAGTGACAGTATTCATTCTCTTCACCATGGATCATTGGTATGCACTGCTTCAGGATACCTGGAAGGTGCCTGAAGTCAGCCGTACCTTCAGCAGCATCTATGTCATTCTTTGGTTGTTACTTGGTTCCATTATCTTTCGAAATATCATAGTGGCCATGATGG TTACTAACTTTCAGAACATCAGGAATGAGCTGAATGAGGAGATGACGCATCTGGAGGTTCAGCACAAAGCCGACATATTCAAGCGGCAGATTATCCAGAG GAGACAAAACCTGTACCCTGAGACACTGAGGTCAAGCCTTAGCAAAATTGATGCCAG AGATGCCAGTCAACAAGAGGAATCTTTGGTCTTATCAGAAGCTTCTCAAGAAAAGTCTAAATACGCTGCCACTGAAGAGGGTTCAAAAACAAAAGAGTCcttgtcaaaaatgaaaaagtcctcatcttcttcttcctcttcctcttcctcttcctcaactTCATCTTCCTGCTCCGCCTCTTCTGACTCCAGAGATTTTGACTCTCTTG GTCATTTGGACTGGGAGACTCATGTGCACCAGAATCTGCCTGGGCTAATGGATATGGATCAGGATGAACGTGTTGTTTGGCCTAGAGATTCACTCTTCCGATATTTTGAGTTGCTAGAAAAGCTTCAGTATAACCTGGAGGAGCGTAAGCGGTTGCAAGAGTTTGCAG
- the CATSPER2 gene encoding cation channel sperm-associated protein 2 isoform X3, with translation MLGDQHQLVRFSIKPRHVERITHSQRLMSSLCVRYSERPPLSLWAGWVIERPLFTNFIIFLIFLNTIVLMVEIELLESSNTKLWPLKLTLEVAAWFILLVFILEILLMWLSSFFLFWKNAWNVFDFVVTILSLLPEVVVLVGVTGQSVWLQLLRICRVLRSLKLFARFRQIRVIILALVRALKSMTFLLMLLLIFFYIFAVTGVYFFEHYTRSTRQDLEYRMFFSDLLNSLVTVFILFTMDHWYALLQDTWKVPEVSRTFSSIYVILWLLLGSIIFRNIIVAMMVTNFQNIRNELNEEMTHLEVQHKADIFKRQIIQRRQNLYPETLRSSLSKIDARDASQQEESLVLSEASQEKSKYAATEEGSKTKESLSKMKKSSSSSSSSSSSSSTSSSCSASSDSRDFDSLGHLDWETHVHQNLPGLMDMDQDERVVWPRDSLFRYFELLEKLQYNLEERKRLQEFAVQALMNFEDK, from the exons ATGTTGGGAGATCAACACCAGCTTGTGCGCTTCTCCATAAAGCCTCGTCATGTAGAACGGATTACACACAGCCAGAGGCTGATGAGCAGCCTTTGCGTGCGCTACAGTGAGAGGCCACCTCTTTCTTTGTGGGCTGGATGGGTCATTGAGC GTCCTCTCTTCACAAACTTCATCATCTTCCTTATCTTTTTGAATACGATTGTCCTGATGGTTGAAATAG AATTGCTTGAATCCTCAAATACCAAACTGTGGCCACTGAAGCTGACTCTGGAGGTGGCAGCTTGGTTCATCTTGCTTGTTTTCATCTTGGAGATCCTTCTGATGTGGCTATCCagctttttcctcttttggaagAATGCCTGGAATGTCTTTGACTTTGTTGTCACCATATTG TCCCTGCTTCCTGAGGTTGTGGTGCTGGTAGGGGTTACAGGCCAGTCTGTATGGCTCCAGTTGCTGAGGATCTGCCGCGTGCTAAGGTCTCTCAAACTCTTTGCACGATTCCGTCAAATTCGAGTCATTATTTTGGCCCTGGTCAGGGCCCTCAAG AGCATGACCTTCCTCTTGATGTTGCTGCTCATCTTCTTCTACATTTTTGCTGTGACTGGTGTCTACTTCTTCGAGCATTATACCCGTTCAACTCGCCAGGACCTGGAGTACCGCATGTTCTTCTC AGACCTGCTGAATTCCCTAGTGACAGTATTCATTCTCTTCACCATGGATCATTGGTATGCACTGCTTCAGGATACCTGGAAGGTGCCTGAAGTCAGCCGTACCTTCAGCAGCATCTATGTCATTCTTTGGTTGTTACTTGGTTCCATTATCTTTCGAAATATCATAGTGGCCATGATGG TTACTAACTTTCAGAACATCAGGAATGAGCTGAATGAGGAGATGACGCATCTGGAGGTTCAGCACAAAGCCGACATATTCAAGCGGCAGATTATCCAGAG GAGACAAAACCTGTACCCTGAGACACTGAGGTCAAGCCTTAGCAAAATTGATGCCAG AGATGCCAGTCAACAAGAGGAATCTTTGGTCTTATCAGAAGCTTCTCAAGAAAAGTCTAAATACGCTGCCACTGAAGAGGGTTCAAAAACAAAAGAGTCcttgtcaaaaatgaaaaagtcctcatcttcttcttcctcttcctcttcctcttcctcaactTCATCTTCCTGCTCCGCCTCTTCTGACTCCAGAGATTTTGACTCTCTTG GTCATTTGGACTGGGAGACTCATGTGCACCAGAATCTGCCTGGGCTAATGGATATGGATCAGGATGAACGTGTTGTTTGGCCTAGAGATTCACTCTTCCGATATTTTGAGTTGCTAGAAAAGCTTCAGTATAACCTGGAGGAGCGTAAGCGGTTGCAAGAGTTTGCAG
- the CATSPER2 gene encoding cation channel sperm-associated protein 2 isoform X4, whose amino-acid sequence MATYHQAGHMQLPRADAIRSRLIDTFSLIEHLQGLSQAVPRHTIREILELLESSNTKLWPLKLTLEVAAWFILLVFILEILLMWLSSFFLFWKNAWNVFDFVVTILSLLPEVVVLVGVTGQSVWLQLLRICRVLRSLKLFARFRQIRVIILALVRALKSMTFLLMLLLIFFYIFAVTGVYFFEHYTRSTRQDLEYRMFFSDLLNSLVTVFILFTMDHWYALLQDTWKVPEVSRTFSSIYVILWLLLGSIIFRNIIVAMMVTNFQNIRNELNEEMTHLEVQHKADIFKRQIIQRRQNLYPETLRSSLSKIDARDASQQEESLVLSEASQEKSKYAATEEGSKTKESLSKMKKSSSSSSSSSSSSSTSSSCSASSDSRDFDSLGHLDWETHVHQNLPGLMDMDQDERVVWPRDSLFRYFELLEKLQYNLEERKRLQEFAVQALMNFEDK is encoded by the exons atGGCCACTTATCACCAAGCGGGACACATGCAACTGCCCCGAGCTGATGCTATTCGTTCACGTCTCATTGATACTTTCTCTCTCATCGAGCATCTGCAAGGCTTGAGCCAGGCTGTGCCACGGCACACTATCCGAGAAATACTTG AATTGCTTGAATCCTCAAATACCAAACTGTGGCCACTGAAGCTGACTCTGGAGGTGGCAGCTTGGTTCATCTTGCTTGTTTTCATCTTGGAGATCCTTCTGATGTGGCTATCCagctttttcctcttttggaagAATGCCTGGAATGTCTTTGACTTTGTTGTCACCATATTG TCCCTGCTTCCTGAGGTTGTGGTGCTGGTAGGGGTTACAGGCCAGTCTGTATGGCTCCAGTTGCTGAGGATCTGCCGCGTGCTAAGGTCTCTCAAACTCTTTGCACGATTCCGTCAAATTCGAGTCATTATTTTGGCCCTGGTCAGGGCCCTCAAG AGCATGACCTTCCTCTTGATGTTGCTGCTCATCTTCTTCTACATTTTTGCTGTGACTGGTGTCTACTTCTTCGAGCATTATACCCGTTCAACTCGCCAGGACCTGGAGTACCGCATGTTCTTCTC AGACCTGCTGAATTCCCTAGTGACAGTATTCATTCTCTTCACCATGGATCATTGGTATGCACTGCTTCAGGATACCTGGAAGGTGCCTGAAGTCAGCCGTACCTTCAGCAGCATCTATGTCATTCTTTGGTTGTTACTTGGTTCCATTATCTTTCGAAATATCATAGTGGCCATGATGG TTACTAACTTTCAGAACATCAGGAATGAGCTGAATGAGGAGATGACGCATCTGGAGGTTCAGCACAAAGCCGACATATTCAAGCGGCAGATTATCCAGAG GAGACAAAACCTGTACCCTGAGACACTGAGGTCAAGCCTTAGCAAAATTGATGCCAG AGATGCCAGTCAACAAGAGGAATCTTTGGTCTTATCAGAAGCTTCTCAAGAAAAGTCTAAATACGCTGCCACTGAAGAGGGTTCAAAAACAAAAGAGTCcttgtcaaaaatgaaaaagtcctcatcttcttcttcctcttcctcttcctcttcctcaactTCATCTTCCTGCTCCGCCTCTTCTGACTCCAGAGATTTTGACTCTCTTG GTCATTTGGACTGGGAGACTCATGTGCACCAGAATCTGCCTGGGCTAATGGATATGGATCAGGATGAACGTGTTGTTTGGCCTAGAGATTCACTCTTCCGATATTTTGAGTTGCTAGAAAAGCTTCAGTATAACCTGGAGGAGCGTAAGCGGTTGCAAGAGTTTGCAG